In Ostrinia nubilalis chromosome 6, ilOstNubi1.1, whole genome shotgun sequence, the genomic window TGAAGTTCCCTCATCTTTACAAAATACGGTTGAACAAGCTGAGGAAACAGCAAAGCAAGCCGATACCCTACCTAGCGAGACGGCTGATAAAGTAGAAGTTATTACCAGTTCTCCTGTTGATGAGAAGGAATCTTCATCTTTAAACACGAATAATAAATGTGATGTTGTTCTCAAGGAGCAAACCCTACCTAGCGAGACAGCTGATAAAGTAGAAGAAGCTATTACCAGTTCTCCTGTTGATGAGAAGGAATCATCATCTTTAAACACGAATAATGAATGTGATGTTCTCAAGGATCAAACGGATAACGCTTCTAACGTAATAGAAGATCTAGAAAATAATGTCGTCAATGATTCCGACAAACCAGAAGATGTTTGCAAAATCACACCAAACCAGGTGGCATCGGAGGATACTGCTGAAGAGAGTGAAGTTCAAGATAATGCGGAATCACCCGTCGAGCCCGTGTCCGAATCTCCCGTAATCGCTACACCTGTGCCGGAATCGGTAACAGAATCGCCAACCACCGAAGACTTGCCGCCTCCTCCTCCGATGGATGACGTTATCGATGTAGTAAAAACAGAAGTCTCAGTGGAACAAATCGAAACTTCCGAGCAAGAAGTGACGCACCAACCGAAAGAGATCGTAGTCAACAGCAATTACTCGAACGACGTCACCGAAACGAACCATTTAATCGACGACGAAACACTCAACGGCAACGAGGAGACGGAACACGAAAACCtaaagaacaaaataaaagatTCTCTCGGCAACGTGATCGAGAGCATCGAGTGCAACGGCAATACCGATGAGGCGGCCACCGAGACCGCGGCCCCGGCGAAGAGCTCGCCCGAGGAGTCGCTGCCGCCGTCGCCGTCGGAGGGGGAGGGGGAGGCGGGGGCGGAGGCGTCGGACTCGTTCCCGGCGCCGCCCTCCGACGCCACGCCGCCCGAGCCCGACTGCGCACAGGTGAATACCGCCCGGGCCCGCCCGCCCTCATGTAGTGGATTAGTCCCGTAACCTAAGGAGCGTTTGACACCCCGTTAACAGTTCTCGTATTTAGTTTCATGTGCATCTTCTCTGCCAGCATGTGTGGACAGTCAATAACCGGAAGACGTGTGCTCGTTTGATACGTTTCACAGTTTGTTATCTACCATACGTGGCCGCAGGCCTCGTCCTATCCTTGTATCCTTTCCCCGATGCTTGATTCGACTTTTGTAGAATGTGTGATTAATGAGTAAACTTAACATAGCATGACGAGTATAACTGAGCTTCAGTGCTAACACTTAATTTACTTTTAGTATGTAAGTTGTATTtcaatattgtaattttgacaATTCACAAATATCTATCACATTccatttaaagtatttattataatttatttagagCTAGATGCcagataattatttaattttgtaaatatatattGATAAAGTGTAACTACATTTTTTGCATGTGACAAAATGATGCATAATCATGGGTAAAAAACAGTGATTGAGATCATTATGTTTTTGTATTAAAACTTATAATAACAGCTAGAACActttaatatattttagaaaaGTTAAAAAAGAGAATCAAATGACATCTAAAATTCCAATTCTAGGAATCGCTGCCAATGTCAGACAAAATCGCTGAGTTGATCCCGGAAGTTCCTGTCGTGCCCGAGCTAAAAGCTGAAACGGTACGTAGCTGACGTTAGAGATAATGTGCGTCCAGTTGTGGCCGGCGCGTGCTGACGCTGTGTCTGTTGCAGGAGTCGGCGGTGGTGGCGGCGCagtaggcggcggcggcggcacgcgGTGTCTTTGAAAATGAGCCtttaatttatttctgtttAGTACTACGGTGTGATATCGAACCTAGTTCGATTGCTAATTTTACATTGTCAAAGATGTGGATTTCGGTTCCAAATGTGACTCCATATAGAAGATTGTAGTATAAGTTTAGCGTGCTTTTGCTTTtgtaaaattaagattttatacatttttattcgcTAGGATcgagtttttttataattatatacAGTAAAAGTTATATAGACAGTATACGGTGCGATAAGTTGGTGCCATTATTACAGGGGTTAGTTTGTCGTCGCATGTTGTTCGCTCTTAAATTACGAATTGTTCATTTCGAAATATGTTATTAATTGTTCAGCGattgataatttattttcaaaatgtgGCGTAGCAATATCTCCCCTTAGGATATTTTAGAATATATTGGGTTCATTATATTTATCACAAACTTGAAAATTCGACATCTCAGTTAGTTATTATGCGTTTCGGGCAAAGTCCGTATCAGGGTTGAGTTGAAAAGCAAATAACGTGACAGTACATACAGTATTGACAGTTTCCGCTAGTTGTAAGTCAAGGTAAAAGACAAAGCAATACGTAACTATGTTCATTGAATGTTTTCAATGCGTACTGTTCACTGAGATATCAAACCCAGCGATTTCGTAGTTCTTTTTTAAATGTCTTAATTATGCTGTATGAAATGGCACCGCAATATGTCGATGCACACCAAGTGCAGCCCTTCTAATTATGCGAATATCTTTAAAACCTTATTAATATTATGAGCCCAGAAATTGATTGATGGATGTTTTAAAGAGCTGGCCACGCGAGGCGGCTGTTGTAAATAATTGCACAAGCTATGTGCATGGAGACTATGATTCGTACGCCCACCCGGGAGATGTTAGGCTTTTTGGTTGGAAAAGCTGATAACATGAGTTTATATTTTCACTAGTATTGAATACCACTGGACGATGATACTCGTATCATCGGCTTTAAGTAGTTCAAGGACTTATTATAATGTATATATGAATAATTGAGTATTTTCTGTTACTTGTATgtcaaatatttgatattaaaTTTGTATTCTGTAAATTGTTAAAATGAAGAAAaacatcaatttaattttatctcattgtgttaattaatttttcttttgcAGTTTTAcggatttaattttattcatttcttatGAATAATTATTGATAAGTTgtataaattaagatttttattaattggCTCTCTCTATGAACtcatgtaatttaaattagCTGTTGGTAAGGGATTTTACGTGAGACATGTAAGGTTTGAATCTAACGAAAATCTCCAAGTAAGTCATCGTGTCAATTTGGCGACGGATGAGATGACATTATAAAGTAACTATTGGATAGAAATTTTCTTACAATTTTGGACTATATCAGTGGCCAAGTTTTTTGAATAATTATTGATATACAATTTTTATGCATATACAGACATAATTATATTGTAACATTTAGATTTTGTAGCATGTGTAACAAGTTAGTAAGGCAGCTAAGTACCTACAGCTGCTAATTAGTATATCGGACTCCACCTCATACATACGATTAGATGATTCATAAGGTTTGATAATACTATACATTAATGTGTATTTTTTGTGTCCAGAAATTATGTGagtttcataatcatttttgtaattttatacattttttaagaaatttgaAGTGACACATCTGCATGACTGGGGAAAATAATGTTTAGCAGTAAAATGAGTGAGACATTCCATATCAAATGCTGAAGAACATGTACATTAATCCAATGTTTGCTAGTAGCCGTTTCTCAGCGCCTGATAGTTGGACTTAGCTTTAGTAATTTAATGAATTATggcttaatttaaataaatctgATGTGTGTAATTAAAACATGAGTGTTTTCCTCATGCTAACAtgtattaataatatcatttttacTTTATGTTTAATGAATTAATGTCCAAGCATTATGATTCCTCGGTAGCTCCAGCATTCTGTATTATTTGTTTGTGATGTCCTCCTTAGGTATCTGAGATGATTGTGTAAACATAATTTTGCTCACTATagctatttaaaattgtatatgATAAAATATATGTTATTCCAATTTTATTAAACTTGATGTTGATGTGTGAATGTCTCTaatcaataaattttaaaattcaaaacagcTTGTTTTGTTCATTTATTAAATGTTTTGTGCGGTACAGGCTTAGATAATCGATGAAacgtgttcgatattttgattttcgatcatttgtaattcGATATGGTGTAGGTAACCCACTTTAaccggcttattccactattccccgttgacaatagTGTTGTTAAAAACgttggggaatagtggaataagccctttaaattaaaaatatttttgagagataaataataaaaattgagaTTGGTTCTAGGTTTTGTGCGTAGatttcaaatgttttattttatctaaaaagTGGGAAAGGGGTTTTACGGTAAATAGTAATTCCCTTTATTCATAACGGCATGCAAATTGCAAAATTTTATCAGTGGGAAATCATTTCCCATTCTTAAAAAGTGCAATACTAAATAaggccttagtccagcagtggacgtcatttggctgaaacgaactaaataaaactgatagctttcatacattttaatcagaaaataaaaagcttattaggctttttcattgaaaaaatacataggtacatactACATACCTACGACAGTTTCTTCTTCGAGTTCTTATTTGATTAGCATTTTGGTCTTGTTTTTGTTATTGAttggaaaatggaaaatatacaTAGGTTACTGCGTAGATAAGTAGGTGCAATAAACGGACACACAAAACTtgtagggtaagtgcgctagttttcgtccaattatcggagttgccaactttgtgatgcgaaatgaatatcttaaaatacccttactcatatgtatcatatgtcattttagtccttatccCTTTCAGCCCAGCCGAACACAATTGTGACGTTAGTTTAAAGATAAATTTTGGCGGTATTTTAAGGCGTAAGTGATCGGGCCCACAGCCGCACGATTGTGACGGATATGCTCTATCCTAAGTgtataacttaaaaaataattgagatagatttttttccttatttttcctaaagtagtcatgactatgtccatcctgcggcgccggcttatccttgaattttgggacacgttgtataggcaaaccaagatggtgtaaattggaccttggtccccgagcacaacacccgctcggaaggaagcactaacatctagcttccttattgtggatcAACATCATATCCCACAGCCTTTTTATGCAAACCTGGAACCAACAATGGGAAATTAATACCCACTAGGTAATTCTAAACGAAATTTCTCCAATAAAGCTTCTAGGTTCTATTATAGCTAAGCGCTCAGAAAATTAGtctatagcccgaccaggaacataaaaaccctcgccatgttgcggaaaactagtggtactaatttcttttaatggcaacagtaactgaaaacttcattgacatgtcaccttgcatgtcagtctattgctgtcaaagtgtaaacaaactgtattttaaatgtacgcaattgattttatgaattaaattgctaaaatctttttatagtcgtgaaagaaaagtggttcacaatgtgttaaagtatttgtcgaagagaaatactaagggttcggcaatgatattatataaaatagttctttaatatcattggggttcggacaatattttcattgaataatgtttccgacaaaggttgtcaaattgactgacatgtttatcgcatagtacagtccactatgaaaattagctgtggtttgtttcaactacctattttaaaaaaaaaattcactttctaagtgttgaattttatggaattgggaaagaagtaccgagtttgaagcgttcatgagcaaagattgcagttgaatattcaagttctgaatttgattattgatgaataataaaataaatcctactagctcgattgatagtttcattaatttatttaaaccaggttacgtataataatattttttcgttaatttatgaaaatatcaaattagcccgtaatcctgaatgccacagtagatatatgatttatctactgtgtgaATGCTGATACATAAAGtgagcctattaatttaacacgggtacgactgtactcagtgttgcactatcaaatgcaattgacgcgcctctatgccagggtttttatgttcctggtcaggctataaatatagatgacccacggtgaactgtcccgccaaactcaatgacaggggggcgctaccatcgttcaactatatggtttccaacatggcaaaaatcggaaccagcgatccggtattgacggtggcgccccactgtcaatgtcatgcataggacagttcagtattttggaactatagtttACTATAATTACGTTTActcacaagttttttttttacaaacttgtTAAAAACTCACGAGGATAACTATTTTTCACGACTTGTGACTTTggtattattattctgtgctttgaCTTTGATGTACTAGGtcaatatagatgacccacgctgaactgtcccaccaaactcaatgacaggggggcgctaccatcgttcaactatatgatTTCCACATAGAGGAAATTATTCCTCTATAggtggtttccaacatggcaaaaatcggaagcagcgatccggtattgacggtggcgccccactgtcaatgtcatggataggacagttcagtattttggaactatacaagtTTTGTACAACAAATGTTGACATTTATCAGTTGAAAAATATA contains:
- the LOC135072473 gene encoding A-kinase anchor protein 200: MGAKQSKRSVDISGKESEGAGEVAAAGAGGEGRVEALGDADALKPQLNGDAHIHEQTDKEKQLDSGTPENEKDATTEKEGKQEDSDKEKAETPVTNGDGEEQKTENGDTTPTPEDAKKPKKEKVKKKWSLRSISFSRKDKPKQEKKQKEEEPKTNGEPEKVPEEAAEVVPEPVATEVPEVKCEVEAKDEKTPETPVTEPITNGSNTPESPKEEIPMAEESAPVASPESDKTEEAPKPEAEPEQLPVNGLSLEEKTEAPEVPKVEESQPDESPAESTETAPAVEIPVQKEEQTLPSETADKVEEAITSSPVDEKESSSLNTNNECDVLKDQTDNASNVIEDLENNVVNDSDKPEDVCKITPNQVASEDTAEESEVQDNAESPVEPVSESPVIATPVPESVTESPTTEDLPPPPPMDDVIDVVKTEVSVEQIETSEQEVTHQPKEIVVNSNYSNDVTETNHLIDDETLNGNEETEHENLKNKIKDSLGNVIESIECNGNTDEAATETAAPAKSSPEESLPPSPSEGEGEAGAEASDSFPAPPSDATPPEPDCAQESLPMSDKIAELIPEVPVVPELKAETESAVVAAQ